One Massilia sp. 9096 genomic window carries:
- a CDS encoding EAL domain-containing protein, with protein MIPFPPSAPTPTPFDPASLGVGHDQPRLLLVDDEPRLLLSLYELLQGRGYQLITATNGAEALAHLSKLRFDLVLLDLGLPDIGGHEVMDFINQKGIDADVIVVSGEVGIDAAIGALKRGAYDYLRKPYSREELLKTVGNALKARRLEQANERIAAQLENSEKMYRYLVDSSPDIIYTLNHEGRFTFINERAHQLLGYKRDELIGQHYSILVHEEDLERARYVFNERRVDERASRNVELRLKCHAGNAHDRTFNTTLMTISLNAIGMHVPDQEVRKLEFFGTYGVARDITDRKRAEEVISYQAYHDILTDLPNRILFKDRLGLAVIQAKRKQTELAVMFIDLDRFKLVNDTLGHVKGDELLQQVAGRLKECLRKGDTLARQGGDEFTIVLPELRERDDARAIADNFLESLHRPFDLDGHEVHISASIGIAIYPGHGESIDELLRHADIAMYQVKGQGKNGHAFYDPSMQEVSHQKIALGQALRRALENDELEMYYQPQVDAASGKIVGAEALMRWNHPARGVVSPGEFLPFAEENGLMLPISDWMIGALCRDMLQWKGLCGSQVRLSLNLSPQYLDRGDFFEKMRGALLRYGIAPGQIEVEITENICIRNPQYAIEQLNKLGQLGVSVAIDDFGTGYSSLAYLHRFPVHTIKIDQSFVKEIHDEHDHYPVVLAIISIARGLGLNLIAEGVETEIQARYLRANGCLTMQGYLYYRPMPLPRFMDVLQEHGVQSGDHNVIAFQA; from the coding sequence ATGATTCCGTTTCCCCCCAGCGCCCCCACCCCCACACCTTTCGATCCGGCCTCGCTCGGCGTCGGCCACGACCAGCCGCGCCTGTTGCTGGTCGACGACGAACCGCGCCTGCTGCTGTCGCTGTACGAGCTGCTGCAGGGCCGCGGCTACCAGCTGATCACCGCCACCAACGGCGCCGAGGCGCTGGCGCACCTGTCCAAGCTGCGCTTCGACCTGGTGCTGCTCGACCTCGGCCTGCCCGACATCGGCGGCCACGAGGTGATGGACTTCATCAACCAGAAGGGCATCGACGCCGACGTGATCGTGGTCAGCGGCGAAGTCGGCATCGACGCCGCGATCGGCGCGCTCAAGCGCGGCGCCTACGATTACCTGCGCAAGCCCTACAGCCGCGAAGAGCTGCTCAAGACGGTCGGCAACGCCCTCAAGGCGCGCCGCCTGGAGCAGGCCAACGAGCGCATCGCCGCGCAGCTGGAAAACTCGGAAAAGATGTACCGCTACCTGGTCGACTCGTCGCCGGACATCATCTACACGCTGAACCACGAGGGGCGCTTCACCTTCATCAACGAGCGCGCCCACCAGCTGCTCGGCTACAAGCGCGACGAGCTGATCGGCCAGCATTACTCGATCCTGGTGCACGAGGAAGACCTGGAGCGTGCACGCTACGTGTTCAACGAGCGCCGCGTCGACGAGCGCGCCTCGCGCAACGTCGAGCTGCGCCTGAAGTGCCATGCCGGGAACGCGCACGACCGCACCTTCAACACGACCCTGATGACGATCTCGCTGAACGCGATCGGCATGCACGTGCCCGACCAGGAGGTCAGGAAGCTGGAGTTCTTCGGCACCTACGGCGTGGCGCGCGACATCACCGACCGCAAGCGCGCGGAAGAGGTGATCTCGTACCAGGCCTACCACGACATCCTGACCGACCTGCCCAACCGCATCCTGTTCAAGGACCGGCTCGGCCTGGCCGTCATCCAGGCCAAGCGCAAGCAGACCGAACTGGCGGTGATGTTCATCGACCTGGACCGCTTCAAGCTGGTCAACGACACCCTCGGCCACGTCAAGGGCGACGAGCTGCTGCAGCAGGTCGCGGGCCGCCTGAAGGAGTGCCTGCGCAAGGGCGACACGCTGGCGCGCCAGGGCGGCGACGAGTTCACCATCGTGCTGCCCGAGCTGCGCGAACGCGACGATGCACGCGCGATCGCCGACAATTTCCTCGAATCGCTGCATCGCCCGTTCGACCTGGACGGCCACGAAGTGCATATTTCGGCCTCGATTGGTATCGCTATCTATCCGGGCCACGGCGAGTCGATCGACGAGCTGCTGCGCCACGCCGACATCGCCATGTACCAGGTCAAGGGCCAGGGCAAGAACGGCCACGCCTTCTACGACCCGTCGATGCAGGAAGTGTCGCACCAGAAGATCGCGCTCGGCCAGGCGCTGCGGCGCGCGCTGGAGAACGACGAGCTGGAGATGTACTACCAGCCGCAGGTCGACGCCGCCAGCGGCAAGATCGTCGGCGCCGAGGCGCTGATGCGCTGGAACCACCCGGCCCGCGGCGTCGTCTCGCCGGGCGAGTTCCTGCCGTTCGCCGAAGAGAATGGCCTGATGCTGCCGATCTCGGACTGGATGATCGGCGCGCTGTGCCGCGACATGCTGCAATGGAAGGGCCTGTGCGGCAGCCAGGTGCGCCTGTCGCTCAACCTGTCGCCGCAATACCTGGACCGCGGCGACTTTTTCGAGAAGATGCGCGGCGCGCTGCTGCGCTACGGGATCGCCCCCGGCCAGATCGAGGTCGAGATCACCGAGAACATCTGCATCCGCAATCCGCAGTACGCAATCGAGCAGCTCAATAAGCTGGGGCAGCTCGGCGTGTCGGTGGCGATCGACGACTTCGGCACCGGCTACTCGTCGCTGGCCTACCTGCACCGCTTCCCGGTCCACACGATCAAGATCGACCAGTCCTTCGTCAAGGAGATCCACGACGAGCATGACCACTATCCGGTGGTGCTGGCGATTATCTCGATTGCGCGCGGGCTGGGCCTGAACCTGATCGCCGAAGGCGTCGAAACCGAGATCCAGGCGCGTTATCTGCGCGCAAACGGTTGTCTCACGATGCAGGGCTACCTCTACTACCGCCCGATGCCGCTGCCGCGCTTCATGGACGTGCTGCAGGAGCACGGCGTGCAGTCGGGCGACCACAACGTGATCGCCTTCCAGGCCTGA